Proteins encoded within one genomic window of Dermatophilus congolensis:
- a CDS encoding oleate hydratase, with product MQFSSGTYEAFAQPRIPEGAPDKHAWIIGAGLAGLSAAVFMIRDGGVPANHITIVERSKIPGGAMDGIKEPERGFVIRGGREMEDHFECLWDLFRSIPSLEEEGISVLDEFYRLNKDDPNYSLCRATQNQGQPIDTLGLFTLDKQAQKQIVKLFLATRESMEGKRIDEVFDEHFFESNFWMFWRTMFAFETWHSALEMKLYLHRFIHHIDGLADFSTLKFSKYNQYESFILPMTKWLIDQGVTFQYETDVLDIDFDITAQRKLATRIHWVKEGTPGGIDLTPNDLVLTTIGSLVDNSDNGDHATPAKLDRGPAPAWELWKKIARKDPSFGRPEVFCSSIDESKWQSATATTLDERIPEYIRKITRRDPFSGRVVTGGIVTVKDSSWLLSWTVNRQPHFKNQPKDQIVAWIYSLFVDTPGDYIKKPMSECTGEEITAEWLYHLGVPLAEINELAATGAKTVPVMMPYVTSFFMPRRAGDRPDIVPEGAVNFAFLGQFAETGRDTIFTTEYSVRTGMEAVYRLLGVERAVPETFASTYDVRTLLAATSALRDGEKMEIPGPAAFRKWAGDKLDSSVLGKLVRDAGVL from the coding sequence ATGCAATTCAGCAGCGGCACATACGAGGCCTTCGCACAACCCCGCATCCCCGAAGGAGCCCCCGATAAACATGCCTGGATTATCGGCGCCGGGCTCGCAGGACTATCGGCAGCTGTCTTCATGATTCGCGACGGTGGTGTTCCTGCAAACCACATCACCATCGTTGAACGCAGCAAAATCCCCGGTGGCGCCATGGATGGCATCAAAGAACCCGAACGTGGCTTCGTTATCCGCGGCGGTCGCGAAATGGAAGACCACTTTGAATGCCTCTGGGACCTCTTCCGCAGCATTCCTTCCTTGGAAGAAGAAGGCATCTCCGTTCTGGATGAGTTCTACCGGCTCAACAAAGATGACCCCAACTACTCCCTCTGCCGCGCCACTCAAAATCAGGGCCAGCCCATCGACACCCTCGGTCTGTTCACTCTCGATAAGCAAGCCCAGAAACAAATCGTGAAACTCTTCCTTGCTACCCGAGAGTCGATGGAAGGTAAACGCATCGACGAAGTGTTTGACGAGCACTTCTTCGAATCCAACTTCTGGATGTTCTGGCGCACCATGTTTGCCTTTGAAACCTGGCACTCCGCCCTAGAAATGAAGCTTTACCTCCACCGCTTCATTCACCACATCGACGGCCTTGCTGACTTCTCCACCCTTAAGTTCAGCAAGTACAACCAATACGAATCCTTCATCCTTCCGATGACCAAATGGCTCATCGATCAAGGAGTGACCTTCCAATACGAGACCGATGTCCTCGATATCGACTTCGACATCACCGCGCAGCGCAAACTCGCCACCCGTATTCACTGGGTTAAAGAAGGCACCCCAGGTGGTATTGACCTAACCCCCAACGACCTCGTTCTGACCACCATTGGATCGTTGGTCGACAACTCTGACAACGGTGACCATGCCACCCCTGCAAAGCTTGATCGCGGCCCAGCCCCAGCATGGGAACTCTGGAAAAAGATCGCCCGAAAAGACCCATCCTTCGGTCGACCTGAAGTGTTCTGCTCATCCATTGATGAGAGCAAGTGGCAATCAGCCACCGCCACCACCCTCGATGAGCGCATCCCCGAATACATTCGCAAGATCACCCGGCGTGATCCCTTCAGTGGCCGCGTTGTCACCGGTGGAATCGTTACAGTCAAAGATTCCTCATGGCTCCTCAGCTGGACGGTCAACCGGCAACCGCACTTCAAGAACCAGCCGAAAGATCAAATTGTCGCCTGGATCTATTCCTTGTTTGTCGACACCCCTGGTGACTACATCAAGAAACCGATGAGCGAATGCACCGGCGAGGAAATCACCGCCGAATGGCTGTATCACCTCGGTGTTCCACTTGCTGAAATCAATGAACTCGCTGCCACCGGCGCTAAGACCGTGCCCGTAATGATGCCGTATGTCACTAGCTTCTTCATGCCTCGCCGAGCTGGTGATCGTCCCGACATCGTGCCTGAAGGCGCAGTGAACTTCGCCTTCCTCGGGCAATTTGCAGAGACAGGCCGAGACACCATCTTCACCACTGAATATTCAGTCCGAACCGGCATGGAAGCCGTCTATCGCCTTCTGGGTGTTGAGCGTGCGGTGCCGGAGACGTTCGCCAGTACGTATGACGTCCGTACTCTCCTTGCTGCTACCTCCGCTTTGCGTGACGGCGAAAAGATGGAGATCCCTGGGCCTGCTGCTTTCCGGAAGTGGGCTGGTGACAAGTTGGACTCTTCAGTGCTGGGAAAGCTCGTCCGTGACGCGGGAGTGTTGTGA
- a CDS encoding SbcC/MukB-like Walker B domain-containing protein → MTRDQLPFVAELLDIAPGEENWRHAADSALGGFATTLLIPRDQRAHFNRAIDGITTPRRIQFRSVDPDLPTTRNPHPNSLASKLITKPGHPYAGWLSQRIDDTYTHICVETADELTDDNTPRITRAGQERHGDRGAIGGNRMPIIGFLNEARLTVLREQLATATNNADIARAAHAEADRALENFRTQRRQHKALLDLTWEDLDPTPTQQRLDDLTERITTIENGSTSLTEIDQRYRDCLNAADAAKKEAGSLAAQRRTIENDIENISELKDRWLTATEKQERAGQTLTDEQRNYLDELLAADGPNARERDQFENATNRIRRTLTEARTRAEEEAERARADLLRIFSDYLSKWPNNNLAPELEAYPDFLDILHRLDAHGVEERRRAWAAQIMQWIGEHIYAMIREFQIASDAIEERLTPIQTVLDTLPFSIRANRLRIRANYAPASEVPRFQKQLRVLAENMTATTETLDDEALVTFAEAQFARATHLLAQVREKTPAGADNRVRDQLLDVRTHHIFSADEVDAEGNVVMNYNNIAGKSGGESQELIAFITGAALRYQLGDDNRARPVFAPVILDEAFIKADSMTSHRGAEAWPRLGFQPIVVAPEGSFNALEPHFDQLVAVTKDPEGHSSIHMLTDAERAHVREGE, encoded by the coding sequence ATGACCCGCGACCAACTCCCCTTCGTCGCCGAACTCCTCGACATCGCCCCCGGCGAAGAAAACTGGCGCCACGCCGCCGACTCTGCCCTCGGCGGATTCGCCACCACCCTCCTCATCCCCCGCGACCAACGCGCCCACTTCAACCGCGCTATCGACGGCATCACCACCCCCCGCCGCATCCAATTCCGATCCGTCGACCCAGACCTACCCACCACCCGCAACCCCCACCCCAACAGCCTCGCCTCAAAACTCATCACCAAACCCGGCCACCCCTACGCCGGCTGGCTCAGCCAACGCATCGACGACACCTACACCCACATCTGCGTCGAAACCGCCGACGAACTCACCGACGACAACACCCCACGCATCACCCGAGCCGGACAAGAACGCCACGGCGACCGCGGCGCCATCGGCGGAAACCGCATGCCCATCATCGGATTCCTCAACGAAGCCCGACTCACCGTCCTACGCGAACAACTCGCCACCGCCACCAACAACGCCGACATCGCCCGCGCCGCCCACGCCGAAGCCGACCGCGCACTAGAAAACTTCCGAACCCAACGCCGCCAACACAAAGCCCTCCTCGACCTCACCTGGGAAGACCTCGACCCCACCCCCACCCAACAACGCCTCGACGACCTCACCGAACGCATCACCACCATCGAAAACGGCTCCACCTCCCTCACCGAAATCGACCAGCGCTACCGCGACTGCCTCAACGCCGCCGACGCCGCCAAAAAAGAAGCAGGCAGCCTCGCCGCACAACGACGCACCATCGAAAACGACATCGAAAACATCAGCGAACTCAAAGACCGCTGGCTCACCGCCACCGAAAAACAAGAACGCGCAGGCCAAACACTCACTGACGAACAACGCAACTACCTCGACGAACTCCTCGCTGCCGATGGCCCCAACGCACGAGAACGAGACCAATTCGAAAACGCAACCAACCGCATCCGCCGCACCCTCACCGAAGCCCGCACCCGCGCTGAAGAAGAAGCCGAACGCGCCCGCGCCGACCTACTACGCATCTTCAGCGACTACCTCAGCAAATGGCCCAACAACAACCTCGCCCCCGAACTCGAGGCCTACCCAGACTTCCTCGACATCCTCCACCGTCTAGACGCGCACGGAGTTGAAGAACGCCGCCGTGCCTGGGCAGCACAGATCATGCAATGGATCGGTGAACACATCTACGCCATGATCCGTGAATTCCAGATCGCCTCCGACGCAATCGAAGAACGCCTCACCCCTATCCAAACCGTTCTAGACACACTCCCCTTCAGCATCCGCGCCAACCGGCTACGCATACGCGCCAACTACGCACCAGCCAGCGAAGTGCCCCGCTTCCAGAAACAACTACGCGTACTCGCCGAGAACATGACAGCCACCACCGAGACCCTCGACGACGAGGCCCTCGTTACCTTCGCCGAAGCACAATTCGCTCGTGCTACTCATCTTCTCGCTCAAGTGCGAGAGAAAACTCCTGCCGGCGCAGATAACCGGGTGCGCGATCAGCTCCTCGATGTACGCACTCACCACATTTTCAGTGCCGACGAAGTCGACGCTGAAGGCAATGTTGTAATGAATTACAACAACATCGCTGGCAAATCAGGCGGAGAAAGCCAAGAGCTGATCGCGTTCATCACCGGCGCGGCTTTGCGCTACCAACTCGGTGACGACAACCGTGCCCGCCCTGTTTTCGCTCCAGTGATCCTCGACGAGGCATTTATTAAAGCGGACTCGATGACAAGTCACCGTGGTGCAGAAGCATGGCCGCGTTTGGGATTCCAACCCATCGTGGTTGCCCCTGAAGGATCATTTAATGCTCTAGAGCCTCATTTTGATCAGCTCGTCGCTGTCACTAAAGATCCAGAAGGCCACTCAAGTATTCACATGCTCACAGACGCAGAACGTGCTCATGTCAGGGAAGGCGAATAG
- a CDS encoding DUF4194 domain-containing protein, with protein sequence MNQPENPHRLFPTDTGRLPLHGRRALILILKNTHLDSRRHPEEWAALLDNQTTITSTLADLFLELTINTDTGIAYKHQAHYEGDSNSYTLLRNNPLTPNEIRLLLHLRLLLLQYEAEGRTTYTTTGPDLLTHLATQRPHNTPDHTRERERDKATIRNLIRDGILQPQRGQTTLDIEDAEYTISPIVETLLTPERITEYTNALTNDTTPHTGDTDE encoded by the coding sequence ATGAACCAACCCGAAAACCCCCACCGCCTCTTCCCCACCGACACCGGACGACTCCCCCTCCACGGCCGCCGCGCCCTCATCCTCATCCTCAAAAACACACACCTAGACTCACGCCGCCACCCCGAAGAATGGGCCGCCCTCCTCGACAACCAAACCACCATCACCTCCACCCTCGCCGACCTCTTCCTCGAACTCACCATCAACACCGACACCGGCATCGCCTACAAGCACCAAGCCCACTACGAAGGCGACTCCAACTCCTACACACTCCTACGCAACAACCCCCTCACCCCCAACGAAATCCGCCTACTCCTCCACCTACGCCTACTCCTACTCCAATACGAAGCCGAAGGACGCACCACCTACACCACCACCGGCCCCGACCTCCTCACCCACCTCGCCACCCAACGCCCCCACAACACCCCCGACCACACCCGCGAACGCGAACGCGACAAAGCCACCATCCGCAACCTCATCCGCGACGGCATCCTCCAACCCCAACGCGGCCAAACCACCCTCGACATCGAAGACGCCGAATACACCATCTCCCCCATCGTTGAAACACTCCTCACCCCCGAACGCATCACCGAATACACCAACGCCCTCACCAACGACACCACCCCACACACAGGAGACACAGATGAATAA
- a CDS encoding phosphatase PAP2 family protein, whose translation MTLHFSPLSGVFRSRRGSGGVLPGRIVVERAVAVPVLVGGVGLLGGALGLGAFVTRVGAEQTGELALEVTIGRRHTMWLSDVAHLIDLALSPVAAVLVTVVVAWLVARRNVVAGVVVAVAIGGGWLVAGATKLLFLRLRPPMETVRALVSEVGTTSFPSGHTAFACSLLAAMVLLVRMWGRSSAWVWVVGVPVVLGVGASRLYLGAHYLGDVVASPLLVAGVTLSGVGLVSLFCGGRRVV comes from the coding sequence ATGACATTGCATTTTTCGCCGTTGTCCGGTGTGTTTCGGTCGCGGCGTGGTTCGGGTGGGGTGCTTCCGGGACGGATTGTTGTGGAGCGTGCCGTGGCAGTGCCTGTTTTGGTGGGCGGTGTGGGGTTGTTGGGTGGTGCGTTGGGGTTGGGGGCGTTTGTGACGCGGGTTGGTGCCGAGCAGACGGGTGAGTTGGCGTTGGAGGTGACGATTGGGCGGCGGCACACGATGTGGTTGTCGGATGTGGCGCATTTGATTGATTTGGCGTTGTCTCCGGTGGCGGCGGTTTTGGTGACTGTGGTTGTTGCGTGGCTGGTGGCGAGGCGGAATGTGGTGGCGGGGGTGGTGGTTGCGGTAGCTATTGGTGGTGGTTGGCTGGTAGCTGGGGCGACAAAGCTGCTTTTTTTGCGGTTGCGGCCGCCGATGGAGACGGTGCGGGCGTTGGTGTCGGAGGTGGGGACGACAAGTTTTCCGAGTGGGCATACGGCGTTTGCTTGCTCGTTGTTGGCTGCGATGGTGTTGTTGGTGAGGATGTGGGGTCGTTCGTCTGCATGGGTGTGGGTGGTGGGGGTGCCTGTGGTGTTGGGGGTGGGGGCAAGTCGGTTGTATTTGGGGGCGCATTACTTGGGGGATGTGGTGGCCTCGCCGTTGTTGGTGGCTGGGGTGACGTTGTCGGGTGTGGGGTTGGTGTCGTTGTTTTGTGGTGGGCGGCGCGTTGTGTGA
- a CDS encoding DUF3375 family protein, whose protein sequence is MTSDTGELHQNYTDILNHPALTLLRRRDAALILTILTKAFGTSGTPVPQDRMHGLTEATLIETEGTDPTTGRPTRTGRELCDTWLTGNTRWLTRILAPNGQDEAYRMTPEAEHALAFVTELTRTHIVTTATTVETLLEAAHRCAIKASTAPTERKRLLTQRRNELTQQLNDIDTQLATIDTTPITPEPNHTVLNEYLSVHNGLETLLRDLRNISTTVRAQGDQLRHEFQTDTRETGTIIDEYLQRLSVLFSRTREGQGFESAQRLLNNPTRVNNLRNDIDTILNHPFATTLPPEHTATTRRMVNAINRGIAEVIDARNHLNTTFTRYLRSRHAPNHNLLPTRIRELEAALTTWQKNHKTHHPLPLTNPLTTTDITTLRTQPPTPKNTTHPPHPKTTTHTNNHFNPTHLRHNAGPRYREITTTINTLLTTTNTHPTAATILNTLPPDCQRPIDLLGLLTLAATHGHITNDGTTETITTTRPDGTQRTLTTDLATITTNPTQPHPTKETP, encoded by the coding sequence ATGACCAGTGACACCGGCGAACTCCACCAGAACTACACCGACATCCTCAACCACCCCGCCCTCACCCTCCTCCGCCGCCGCGACGCCGCACTCATCCTCACCATCCTCACCAAAGCCTTCGGAACCTCCGGCACCCCCGTCCCCCAAGACCGCATGCACGGCCTCACCGAAGCAACCCTCATCGAAACCGAAGGCACCGACCCCACCACCGGACGCCCCACCCGCACCGGACGCGAACTCTGCGACACCTGGCTCACCGGAAACACCCGATGGCTCACCCGCATCCTCGCCCCCAACGGCCAAGACGAGGCCTACCGCATGACCCCCGAAGCCGAACACGCACTCGCCTTCGTCACCGAACTCACCCGCACCCACATCGTCACCACCGCCACCACCGTCGAAACCCTCCTCGAAGCCGCCCACCGCTGCGCCATCAAAGCCTCCACCGCCCCCACCGAACGCAAACGCCTCCTCACCCAACGCCGCAACGAACTCACCCAACAACTCAACGACATCGACACCCAACTCGCCACCATCGACACCACCCCCATCACCCCCGAACCCAACCACACCGTCCTCAACGAATACCTCAGCGTCCACAACGGACTCGAAACCCTCCTACGCGACCTACGCAACATCAGCACCACCGTCCGCGCACAAGGCGACCAACTCCGCCACGAATTCCAAACCGACACCCGCGAAACCGGCACCATCATCGACGAATATCTCCAACGCCTCAGCGTCCTATTCAGCCGCACCCGCGAAGGCCAAGGATTCGAATCAGCCCAACGCCTCCTCAACAACCCCACCCGCGTCAACAACCTCCGCAACGACATCGACACCATCCTCAACCACCCCTTCGCCACAACCCTCCCACCCGAACACACCGCCACCACCCGCCGCATGGTCAACGCCATCAACCGCGGCATCGCCGAAGTCATCGACGCCCGCAACCACCTCAACACCACCTTCACCCGCTACCTACGCTCCCGACACGCCCCCAACCACAACCTCCTCCCCACCCGCATCCGCGAACTCGAAGCAGCCCTCACCACCTGGCAAAAAAACCACAAAACCCACCACCCACTCCCCCTCACCAACCCCCTCACCACCACCGACATCACCACCCTGCGCACCCAACCCCCCACACCAAAAAACACCACCCACCCTCCACACCCAAAAACCACCACCCACACCAACAACCACTTCAACCCCACCCACCTACGCCACAACGCAGGCCCCCGCTACCGCGAAATCACCACCACCATCAACACCCTCCTCACCACCACCAACACCCACCCCACCGCAGCAACCATCCTCAACACCCTCCCACCCGACTGCCAACGCCCCATCGACCTCCTCGGCCTACTCACCCTCGCCGCCACCCACGGACACATCACCAACGACGGCACCACCGAAACCATCACCACCACCCGCCCAGACGGCACCCAACGCACCCTCACCACCGACCTCGCCACCATCACCACCAACCCCACCCAACCCCACCCAACCAAAGAAACACCATGA
- a CDS encoding rhomboid-like protein, translating into MFTASVALALLALFALRHLHTPWAIAITRTWRSFLPHLTHWVRTAPVTYTYLGLLAFTTWLLGHTRPKLRAAFLAAQSTNLHELHTDPVPVLLRSAFYVTPTELFVWTILFTLVAAPLERWIGKARLLAVFWAGHVGATLVTAGGIEWNVRRGALSPGIAFTVDVGASYGFAAVCALFGYCLRGWPRNTWMIFCTAYLTAAVIFSGTFTDAGHLLAFGVGHAFYPLVRRIPLHPRHGHPTAAPPFLPHCARRRRER; encoded by the coding sequence ATGTTCACCGCCTCCGTCGCTCTGGCGCTCCTTGCCCTCTTCGCCCTACGTCACCTCCACACCCCCTGGGCCATCGCGATCACCCGCACTTGGCGTAGTTTCCTACCCCACCTCACCCACTGGGTCCGTACCGCACCCGTCACTTACACCTACCTCGGCCTCCTTGCCTTCACCACCTGGCTACTAGGCCACACCCGCCCCAAATTGCGCGCCGCGTTCCTCGCCGCGCAATCAACCAACCTCCACGAACTCCACACCGACCCCGTTCCTGTTCTGCTACGCAGCGCCTTCTACGTCACCCCCACCGAGCTATTCGTCTGGACAATTCTTTTTACCCTCGTTGCAGCACCCCTCGAACGATGGATCGGAAAAGCCCGCCTCCTTGCCGTGTTCTGGGCAGGACACGTCGGAGCCACCCTCGTGACTGCAGGCGGAATCGAATGGAATGTTCGCCGCGGAGCCCTCTCACCTGGGATCGCCTTCACCGTAGATGTCGGTGCTAGCTACGGATTCGCCGCAGTCTGCGCCCTATTCGGCTACTGCCTACGTGGATGGCCGCGCAATACGTGGATGATTTTCTGCACCGCTTACCTGACCGCCGCTGTTATTTTTTCCGGCACATTTACTGACGCTGGGCACCTACTCGCTTTCGGTGTCGGACACGCCTTCTACCCACTCGTTCGTCGCATACCGCTCCACCCTCGCCACGGCCACCCCACTGCCGCACCACCATTCCTGCCACATTGCGCCCGGCGCCGCCGAGAACGCTGA
- a CDS encoding TetR/AcrR family transcriptional regulator, giving the protein MTGDKNESSVTKTRISKKSAATMSRRERARADKRARILSAAADRLRAQGFERTTVAQVAEDADVAVGTVFQYAATKAELLMMVAHEQWATLISENLARVEATTEENPELWDDVERMARLVVQPLVEFALEQPENSAAVARELLFGAEGPHRSSVVVLAAQVEAVIAEVLRRGGRPEGAEAAARLIVSGAVLELNRTRTGLADAGSVETRLATLIGVAVAGAAPR; this is encoded by the coding sequence ATGACAGGGGACAAAAATGAGAGCTCAGTCACAAAAACTCGGATTTCGAAAAAGTCCGCAGCCACAATGAGCCGACGGGAACGAGCACGAGCCGACAAACGTGCACGTATTTTGTCTGCAGCTGCGGATCGCCTTCGGGCACAAGGGTTTGAGCGAACAACGGTGGCTCAGGTAGCTGAGGATGCAGACGTAGCGGTGGGGACAGTTTTCCAGTACGCCGCGACGAAAGCCGAGCTGCTGATGATGGTTGCGCATGAGCAGTGGGCGACGCTGATTTCGGAGAATTTGGCACGGGTTGAGGCCACCACCGAGGAAAATCCCGAATTGTGGGACGACGTAGAGCGGATGGCTCGGTTGGTGGTGCAACCGCTGGTTGAGTTCGCTTTAGAGCAGCCAGAAAACAGCGCTGCCGTGGCTCGAGAATTGCTGTTCGGCGCTGAAGGACCTCATCGAAGTTCAGTGGTGGTGTTGGCGGCACAGGTGGAGGCTGTCATCGCAGAAGTCTTGCGTCGTGGCGGACGTCCGGAGGGGGCCGAGGCAGCGGCCCGGCTGATTGTCTCGGGTGCTGTGTTGGAGTTGAACCGTACGCGGACGGGGTTGGCTGATGCTGGTTCAGTGGAGACCCGGTTGGCCACGTTGATCGGAGTAGCTGTTGCGGGTGCGGCGCCGCGATGA
- a CDS encoding VTT domain-containing protein, which translates to MLPSLLAGPAPAVGGLLDPMTLIQGWGPWALVGVATMTFIESGVLFPFLPGDSLLFTAGLLHEPLGYSLFTLIFFTTIAAILGDQVGYFLGHKFGRQFFKPDAKILKTKYLDEAEAFFAKYGGRSIVLARFVPLVRTFVPLVAGMTQYGYQRFVGWNIFGGTLWVTTMCTAGALLGGIPFIAKNVDLIAVGIVAISLIPVALQVWTSIKDSKKAAAEKNRTPTNQI; encoded by the coding sequence ATGCTTCCCAGCCTCTTGGCTGGCCCAGCACCCGCAGTCGGTGGGTTGCTCGACCCCATGACCTTGATCCAAGGATGGGGACCATGGGCACTGGTCGGCGTGGCCACGATGACATTCATCGAATCCGGAGTGCTCTTCCCCTTCCTCCCCGGAGACTCACTCCTGTTCACCGCCGGCCTGCTCCACGAACCCCTCGGCTACTCCCTCTTCACCCTCATCTTCTTCACGACCATCGCCGCCATCCTCGGCGACCAAGTCGGCTACTTCCTTGGCCACAAATTCGGTCGCCAATTCTTCAAACCCGACGCCAAAATCCTCAAAACCAAATACCTAGACGAGGCCGAAGCCTTCTTCGCCAAATACGGCGGAAGGTCCATTGTCCTGGCCCGCTTCGTACCCCTCGTACGCACCTTCGTGCCCCTCGTTGCTGGCATGACCCAATACGGATACCAGCGATTCGTCGGCTGGAACATCTTCGGCGGTACACTCTGGGTGACCACCATGTGCACCGCAGGAGCGCTCCTAGGCGGCATCCCATTCATCGCCAAAAACGTGGACCTCATCGCTGTGGGCATCGTCGCTATATCCCTCATACCCGTCGCCCTTCAGGTTTGGACCTCCATCAAAGACTCCAAAAAAGCCGCTGCCGAAAAAAACCGCACCCCCACCAACCAGATCTGA
- a CDS encoding phospholipase A2, with amino-acid sequence MNGAFKLAVSSFSVALASLLVFSHPALGSEAYSHVSKTGDIASKKGSLKDVVPFKGAPNLGTVEEILTLSEEELEKKISALPGGQIESLKKEVAKEEVPSGFVDTIDRSSGETLEGKGARKYLENQANVWMFQPPLSEFISFREKELSNPKNKAFVWTTDGCSVPLGMGKSWSKKFYNPCVRHDFGYRNFGPKGPLNLGASNFKKSRKKIDAQFLKDMDSVTKGFAGRAATRAFYGAVRAGGKSHF; translated from the coding sequence ATGAATGGCGCATTCAAGTTAGCTGTATCTTCATTTTCTGTCGCACTGGCTTCATTATTAGTTTTTAGCCACCCAGCTCTAGGTTCTGAGGCCTACTCTCATGTCAGTAAGACCGGGGACATTGCATCGAAAAAAGGCTCATTGAAGGATGTTGTCCCTTTCAAAGGTGCACCGAACTTAGGGACAGTTGAAGAAATCCTCACGCTTAGTGAAGAGGAGCTTGAGAAGAAAATATCTGCTCTTCCTGGTGGGCAAATTGAATCTCTTAAAAAAGAAGTTGCCAAAGAAGAGGTTCCAAGTGGGTTTGTCGACACCATAGATAGGTCCTCGGGGGAGACTCTAGAGGGAAAGGGTGCCAGGAAGTATCTTGAAAATCAGGCTAATGTCTGGATGTTTCAGCCACCGCTTTCTGAGTTCATTAGCTTTCGCGAAAAAGAACTAAGTAATCCAAAGAATAAAGCTTTTGTTTGGACTACCGATGGGTGCAGTGTTCCTTTAGGGATGGGGAAGAGTTGGTCTAAAAAGTTCTACAACCCGTGTGTGCGGCATGACTTCGGCTACCGGAACTTTGGCCCTAAAGGTCCCCTGAATCTCGGCGCTTCGAACTTTAAAAAGTCGCGTAAAAAAATTGATGCTCAGTTCCTCAAAGATATGGACTCCGTTACGAAAGGATTCGCTGGTAGGGCTGCTACCCGGGCCTTCTATGGTGCCGTAAGGGCAGGCGGCAAAAGTCACTTCTAG